From Haloglomus litoreum, the proteins below share one genomic window:
- a CDS encoding AsnC family transcriptional regulator produces MRDLDDTDRQILRLLLEDARRPYADIAERVDLSPPAVSDRVERLQELGVIERFTVDIDRSTLRDGVQVLVTLRPTPAAVSAVRAELAGLDGVEHLFETADGRIVASMAAPDGEVRNYLAGALDFDVVEDLSVDLLSDSEWTPALGDATIGIDCVECSNTVTGEGVLAEVGGEQRAFCCESCEAAFRQRYEELEQGA; encoded by the coding sequence ATGCGCGACCTCGACGACACCGACCGGCAGATCCTCCGGCTCCTGCTGGAGGACGCCCGTCGGCCGTACGCCGACATCGCCGAGCGGGTGGACCTCTCGCCGCCCGCCGTCTCCGACCGCGTGGAGCGCCTGCAGGAGCTGGGCGTCATCGAACGGTTCACCGTCGATATCGACCGGTCGACGCTACGGGACGGGGTGCAGGTCCTGGTCACGCTCCGGCCGACGCCGGCCGCCGTCTCGGCGGTCCGGGCGGAACTGGCGGGGCTCGATGGCGTCGAGCACCTGTTCGAGACGGCCGATGGCCGCATCGTCGCCTCGATGGCGGCCCCCGACGGCGAGGTGCGCAACTACCTCGCCGGGGCCCTGGACTTCGACGTCGTCGAGGACCTGTCGGTCGATCTCCTCTCCGACAGCGAGTGGACCCCCGCGCTCGGGGACGCCACCATCGGCATCGACTGTGTCGAGTGCAGCAACACGGTCACTGGCGAGGGCGTCCTCGCGGAGGTCGGCGGCGAGCAACGTGCCTTCTGCTGTGAGTCCTGCGAGGCGGCGTTCCGCCAGCGGTACGAGGAGCTGGAGCAGGGCGCCTGA
- a CDS encoding DUF4396 domain-containing protein, whose amino-acid sequence MTFHTALQDVLTNPALLAAWAVLVVASLTTLAVDIRRNNSGIAPLMKFVWGLTVCYSGPLGLAIYWYSGRPSIPEDTDARRAFRSVAHCYSGCGAGEVIGVVVTAGILALETPFVIAGTFACAYALGYALTVGPLMQEGVGFVEAARDALLTETPSITVMEVTAISVDVWLAGEATMGEPLFWSALLVSLTIGLAVAYPVNYLLVTRGVKEGMQNPKDAAA is encoded by the coding sequence GTGACCTTCCACACCGCGTTGCAGGACGTGCTCACCAACCCGGCCCTCCTCGCTGCCTGGGCCGTCCTCGTGGTCGCATCGCTGACCACACTGGCCGTCGATATCCGCCGGAACAACAGCGGCATCGCGCCCCTGATGAAGTTCGTCTGGGGCCTGACGGTCTGCTACTCGGGGCCACTCGGGCTCGCCATCTACTGGTACTCGGGGCGGCCCTCCATCCCGGAGGACACCGATGCGCGGCGGGCCTTCCGGTCGGTCGCGCACTGCTACTCCGGCTGTGGCGCCGGCGAGGTCATCGGCGTCGTCGTCACCGCCGGCATCCTCGCGCTGGAGACGCCGTTCGTCATCGCGGGGACGTTCGCGTGCGCGTACGCTCTCGGCTACGCGTTGACCGTCGGCCCCCTGATGCAGGAGGGCGTCGGCTTCGTCGAGGCCGCGCGCGACGCCCTCCTCACCGAGACGCCATCCATCACCGTGATGGAGGTCACGGCCATCAGCGTCGACGTGTGGCTGGCGGGCGAGGCGACCATGGGCGAACCCCTGTTCTGGTCGGCGCTGCTGGTCTCGCTGACCATCGGCCTGGCCGTGGCCTACCCGGTCAACTACCTCCTCGTCACACGGGGCGTGAAGGAGGGGATGCAGAACCCGAAGGACGCCGCCGCGTGA
- a CDS encoding heavy metal translocating P-type ATPase has protein sequence MGIGGMSCANCSATIEETVGELDGVESVDVNFATDEGSVTYDPDVVTLGAVFDAVERAGYEPRTASATIAITDMTCANCSETVAGALRDVPGVVEATANFAADEARVTYNPETATLGDLYEAIESVGYSPVREDGDAENEGSTEERRDAARAAETERLRDLTLLGAALSLPLLALMTVELLAPGVVPETVPGTELPFGWVAFAFATPVQVLLGKDFYVNAAKAIRNGSANMDVLVALGASTAYVYSVITLLDVLAGGLYFDTAAFILTFITLGNYLEARSKGQAGDAIRELLELEADTATRLVERDGETVEEEVPIDEVAVGDRLKVRPGERIPTDAAVVDGESAVDESMVTGESVPVEKGPGDEVVGGTVNENGVLVVEATKVGAETAVRQIVETVREAQSRQPDVQRVADRISAYFVPAVIVNAVLWAVVWYLFPQALAGFVDALPTWGLVAGGPAVAGGTVSLLEFSIVVFASAVLIACPCALGLATPAATMVGTTIGARNGVLFRGGDILERVRDADAVVFDKTGTLTEGEMTLTDVVALDAAADGGDVAADGGALEADADTGAPAAPLDEDAVLRLAAAAETGSEHPLAEAVVEGARERGLDIPDAESFENVPGKGVRATVAGREVLVGNRALLRDSDVDPSPADEAMERLESEGKTAMLVAVDGRVAGVVADADTVKESAREAVSALRERGTAVHMLTGDNERTARAVAEAVGIDPENVRAGVLPEEKADAIEDLQSDGTRALMVGDGVNDAPALATAFVGIAIGSGTDVAIEAADVTLMRSDPADVMKAVRVSEGTLAKVRQNLFWALGYNTAMIPLASLGLLQPVLAAGAMALSSVSVLTNTLVFRRYTPTEDYRLLDGLRR, from the coding sequence ATGGGTATCGGGGGGATGAGCTGTGCCAACTGCTCGGCGACCATCGAGGAGACGGTCGGCGAACTCGACGGCGTCGAGTCGGTCGACGTGAACTTCGCGACGGACGAGGGGTCGGTGACCTACGACCCCGATGTCGTGACGCTCGGCGCGGTCTTCGATGCCGTCGAGCGCGCGGGCTACGAACCGCGGACGGCCTCGGCGACCATCGCCATCACGGATATGACGTGTGCGAACTGCTCGGAGACCGTCGCCGGGGCGCTCCGTGACGTGCCCGGCGTCGTCGAGGCCACCGCGAACTTCGCGGCCGACGAGGCCCGGGTCACGTACAATCCGGAGACGGCCACGCTCGGGGACCTGTACGAGGCCATCGAGTCGGTCGGCTACAGCCCGGTCCGGGAGGACGGGGACGCCGAGAACGAGGGGAGTACCGAGGAGCGGCGCGATGCCGCCCGCGCGGCCGAGACCGAGCGGTTGCGGGACCTCACACTCCTCGGCGCCGCCCTCTCGCTCCCGCTCCTGGCACTGATGACCGTGGAGCTGCTCGCGCCCGGGGTGGTCCCCGAGACGGTCCCCGGAACCGAACTCCCGTTCGGCTGGGTCGCGTTCGCGTTCGCGACGCCCGTGCAGGTGCTCCTCGGGAAGGACTTCTACGTCAACGCCGCGAAGGCCATCCGCAACGGGAGCGCCAACATGGACGTGCTGGTGGCGCTGGGCGCCAGCACCGCCTACGTCTACTCGGTCATCACGCTGCTGGACGTGCTCGCGGGCGGTCTCTACTTCGACACGGCCGCGTTCATCCTGACGTTCATCACGCTCGGCAACTACCTCGAGGCCCGCTCGAAGGGGCAGGCCGGTGATGCCATCCGCGAACTGCTGGAGCTGGAGGCCGACACCGCCACCCGCCTGGTCGAGCGCGACGGCGAGACTGTCGAGGAGGAGGTCCCCATCGACGAGGTGGCGGTCGGGGACCGCCTGAAGGTGCGTCCTGGGGAGAGGATCCCCACGGACGCGGCGGTCGTGGACGGCGAGTCCGCCGTCGACGAGTCGATGGTCACCGGCGAGTCCGTGCCCGTCGAGAAGGGCCCCGGCGACGAGGTGGTCGGCGGCACCGTCAACGAGAACGGCGTGCTCGTGGTCGAGGCCACGAAGGTCGGTGCGGAGACTGCCGTCCGGCAGATCGTCGAGACCGTCCGGGAGGCCCAGTCCCGCCAGCCCGACGTCCAGCGCGTCGCCGACCGCATCTCGGCGTACTTCGTCCCGGCGGTCATCGTCAACGCCGTCCTCTGGGCGGTCGTCTGGTACCTGTTCCCCCAGGCGCTCGCGGGCTTCGTCGATGCGCTCCCGACCTGGGGGCTCGTCGCTGGCGGCCCGGCCGTCGCCGGCGGCACCGTCTCGCTACTGGAGTTCTCAATCGTCGTCTTCGCCAGCGCCGTCCTCATCGCCTGCCCCTGTGCGCTCGGACTGGCGACGCCCGCGGCCACGATGGTCGGCACGACTATCGGCGCACGTAACGGCGTGCTGTTCCGCGGCGGTGACATCCTCGAGCGCGTGCGCGACGCGGACGCCGTCGTCTTCGACAAGACCGGCACGCTGACCGAGGGCGAGATGACCCTGACCGACGTGGTGGCGCTGGACGCGGCCGCCGACGGTGGCGATGTCGCCGCCGACGGGGGGGCCCTGGAGGCCGATGCCGACACGGGTGCGCCGGCCGCGCCGCTTGACGAGGACGCCGTCCTCCGCCTGGCTGCGGCCGCCGAGACGGGGAGCGAGCACCCGCTCGCCGAGGCCGTCGTCGAGGGTGCCCGCGAGCGTGGGCTCGACATCCCCGACGCGGAGTCCTTCGAGAACGTCCCCGGGAAGGGGGTGCGCGCGACCGTCGCCGGCCGCGAGGTGCTCGTCGGGAACCGCGCGCTCCTCCGTGACAGCGACGTGGACCCGTCACCCGCCGACGAGGCGATGGAGCGACTCGAGAGCGAGGGGAAGACGGCGATGCTGGTCGCTGTGGATGGCCGCGTGGCGGGTGTCGTCGCCGACGCGGACACCGTCAAGGAGTCCGCCCGGGAGGCCGTCTCGGCACTCCGCGAGCGCGGCACCGCGGTCCACATGCTCACCGGCGACAACGAGCGGACCGCGCGCGCCGTCGCCGAGGCGGTGGGAATCGACCCCGAGAACGTCCGCGCCGGCGTGCTCCCCGAGGAGAAGGCCGACGCCATCGAGGACCTCCAGTCCGACGGCACCCGGGCGCTGATGGTCGGTGACGGCGTCAACGACGCCCCCGCGCTGGCCACCGCGTTCGTCGGTATCGCCATCGGGAGCGGGACCGACGTGGCCATCGAGGCCGCCGACGTGACGCTGATGCGCTCGGACCCGGCGGACGTGATGAAGGCCGTCCGGGTCAGCGAGGGGACCCTCGCGAAGGTCCGCCAGAACCTGTTCTGGGCGCTGGGTTACAACACCGCGATGATCCCGCTCGCCTCGCTGGGGCTGCTCCAGCCCGTCCTGGCTGCGGGTGCGATGGCCCTCTCGTCGGTGTCGGTACTGACGAATACGCTGGTGTTCCGGCGGTACACGCCCACCGAGGACTACCGTCTGCTGGACGGACTCCGGCGGTAA
- a CDS encoding hydroxymethylglutaryl-CoA reductase, whose product MVIPTPDSGVLKRIYANLVGSGGRFSLDIPDRILQRLYTYGSLKDTDRGAEFEIKNRLQDAKVTGVSRVVVNRQRIALEDVRIVTADEKEYTLDDVDEDRPINFPVGRTVVIVVEGVDLSTGEHEIEIDFTADPFGELTLEVTDTIRDEEMVGGIPRDDEDNYSEEAIAARHEYLEEETGVDLEHVPENSFDPHVTEGNVENFIGVAQMPLGVAGPVQVNGEHADGEYPIPLATTEGTLVASYSRGMKAINLSGGAKTTVVDDNMNRAPVFVFEDARNARDFRDWVFEHMDTIREKAEATSSVAQLVRIEDYLTNNHVHLRFDYTTGDAAGQNMVGKATFAACNWILSEYSGYVENFYLEGNFATDKKASKINDLQTRGKRVTAETTLSEQTMLHHLGVEPSAIHHHGQVATLGSFFSGANTNGAHPANGLASLFIACGQDEANVAESSAAMVNTTLLDDNSLHVSVTIPSLIVATYGGGTGLPTQEECLSMLDCNGPGNVQKFAEIAAATVLAGELSLASAISASDWVTSHDELGRNR is encoded by the coding sequence ATGGTCATTCCGACGCCAGACAGCGGTGTGCTGAAGCGCATCTACGCGAACCTGGTCGGCTCCGGCGGGCGGTTCTCCCTGGACATTCCGGATCGCATCCTGCAGCGGCTCTACACGTACGGGAGCCTGAAGGATACCGACCGCGGGGCGGAGTTCGAGATCAAGAACCGCTTGCAGGACGCGAAGGTGACGGGCGTCTCGCGGGTCGTGGTCAACCGCCAGCGCATCGCCCTCGAGGACGTCCGCATCGTGACCGCCGACGAGAAGGAGTACACGCTCGACGATGTCGACGAGGACCGGCCCATCAACTTCCCCGTCGGCCGGACGGTCGTCATCGTCGTCGAGGGCGTGGACCTGAGCACGGGCGAGCACGAGATCGAGATCGACTTCACCGCCGACCCGTTCGGCGAACTGACGCTGGAGGTCACCGACACCATCCGCGACGAGGAGATGGTCGGGGGCATCCCGCGCGACGACGAGGACAACTACTCCGAGGAGGCCATCGCCGCACGGCACGAGTACCTCGAGGAGGAGACGGGCGTCGACCTCGAACACGTCCCGGAGAACTCCTTCGATCCGCACGTGACCGAGGGCAACGTCGAGAACTTCATCGGCGTCGCACAGATGCCCCTCGGCGTCGCCGGCCCGGTCCAGGTCAACGGCGAGCACGCCGACGGCGAGTACCCCATCCCGCTCGCGACGACGGAGGGGACGCTCGTCGCCTCCTACTCTCGCGGGATGAAGGCCATCAACCTCTCGGGTGGCGCGAAGACGACGGTCGTGGACGACAACATGAACCGTGCGCCGGTGTTCGTCTTCGAGGACGCCCGCAACGCGCGTGACTTCCGCGACTGGGTCTTCGAGCACATGGACACCATCCGGGAGAAGGCCGAAGCCACCTCCTCGGTCGCCCAGCTCGTCCGCATCGAGGACTACCTGACGAACAACCACGTCCACCTCCGGTTCGACTACACGACCGGCGACGCCGCCGGCCAGAACATGGTCGGGAAGGCGACGTTCGCGGCGTGTAACTGGATCCTCTCGGAGTACTCGGGCTACGTCGAGAACTTCTACCTGGAGGGCAACTTCGCGACGGACAAGAAGGCCTCCAAGATCAACGACCTGCAGACCCGTGGCAAGCGCGTCACCGCCGAGACGACGCTCTCGGAGCAGACGATGCTCCACCACCTCGGCGTCGAGCCCAGCGCCATCCACCACCACGGGCAGGTCGCGACGCTCGGCTCCTTCTTCTCGGGGGCGAACACGAACGGTGCGCACCCGGCCAACGGGCTGGCGTCGCTGTTCATCGCCTGTGGGCAGGACGAGGCCAACGTCGCCGAATCGTCGGCCGCGATGGTGAACACCACCCTCCTGGACGACAACTCGCTCCACGTCTCGGTCACCATCCCGTCGCTCATCGTCGCGACGTACGGCGGCGGGACGGGCCTGCCGACGCAGGAGGAGTGCCTCTCCATGCTGGACTGTAACGGTCCGGGCAACGTCCAGAAGTTCGCCGAGATCGCCGCCGCGACCGTCCTCGCGGGCGAACTGTCGCTGGCCTCGGCCATCTCGGCGTCGGACTGGGTCACGAGCCACGACGAACTCGGTCGGAACCGGTAA
- a CDS encoding class I SAM-dependent methyltransferase, with protein sequence MGTTTAEEDEHVESGVVGEGTSHDHGDASEEDGPAHPWFARLYDPVMRASEAKLFPPHREYLARDLAGDVLDLGAGTGAMLPYYEEAIRSGAAEVTMLEPDPHMREQAVAAAREDGIEVTVSDARAESLPFPDDSFDVVVASMVFCTIPDPEAALDEVARVLRPGGEFRFLEHVTEEGWRRLAQRALGPLWSRVAGGCRLTRRTGELFDDHEAFVLAEMERLHLGVFPVRPFVRGTLERRDSIAEMGADPSVRERVREAVDAARDRLARR encoded by the coding sequence ATGGGAACCACCACCGCTGAGGAGGACGAACACGTCGAAAGTGGGGTGGTGGGTGAGGGGACGAGTCACGATCACGGCGATGCGAGCGAGGAGGACGGGCCCGCCCACCCGTGGTTCGCGCGACTGTACGACCCGGTGATGCGAGCGTCCGAGGCGAAGCTGTTCCCGCCCCACCGGGAGTACCTGGCCCGTGACCTCGCCGGGGACGTACTGGACCTCGGTGCCGGGACCGGCGCGATGCTCCCCTACTACGAGGAGGCCATCCGGTCGGGTGCGGCCGAGGTGACGATGCTGGAACCCGACCCGCATATGCGCGAGCAGGCCGTCGCCGCGGCGCGAGAGGACGGCATCGAGGTGACCGTGAGCGACGCGCGGGCGGAATCACTCCCATTCCCGGACGACTCGTTCGACGTTGTCGTCGCGTCGATGGTGTTCTGCACCATCCCGGACCCGGAGGCCGCACTCGACGAGGTGGCACGCGTCCTCAGGCCGGGGGGTGAGTTCCGGTTCCTCGAGCACGTCACCGAGGAGGGATGGCGCCGGCTGGCCCAGCGCGCGCTCGGACCGCTCTGGAGCCGGGTCGCCGGCGGGTGTCGACTCACCCGCCGGACCGGCGAGCTGTTCGACGACCACGAGGCCTTCGTGCTCGCCGAGATGGAGCGTCTGCACCTCGGCGTGTTCCCGGTCCGGCCGTTCGTCAGAGGGACGCTGGAACGCCGGGACTCCATCGCGGAGATGGGCGCGGACCCGTCGGTGCGCGAGCGCGTCCGGGAGGCAGTCGACGCCGCCCGGGACCGCCTCGCCCGACGATGA
- the purE gene encoding 5-(carboxyamino)imidazole ribonucleotide mutase, producing MTDTADSVQSLVDELHAEAERDRPTEATPEVGIVMGSDSDLDTMYGAYEALTELDFEEVTDIENPPAARYTFETYVVSAHRTPELMYAYAETAEARGLDVIIAGAGGKSADLPNMTASLAYPLPVIGVPVQEKSVSSVLGMPTGAPIVAVDAGKSFNAGLSAVQTLAREHDELRERLVAYHDDLQQGVGEVSRDLHESGTARFRAERE from the coding sequence ATGACCGACACCGCCGACTCCGTCCAGTCGCTCGTCGACGAGCTTCACGCCGAGGCCGAACGGGACCGTCCGACCGAGGCGACGCCCGAGGTGGGCATCGTGATGGGGTCGGATTCCGACCTGGACACGATGTACGGGGCGTACGAGGCGCTGACCGAACTCGACTTCGAGGAGGTGACCGACATCGAGAACCCACCGGCCGCCCGCTACACCTTCGAGACTTACGTGGTGAGTGCCCACCGGACGCCGGAGCTGATGTACGCCTACGCCGAGACCGCGGAGGCTCGTGGCCTCGATGTCATCATCGCCGGGGCCGGCGGCAAGAGCGCCGACCTGCCGAACATGACCGCCAGCCTCGCCTACCCTCTCCCCGTCATCGGGGTCCCGGTGCAGGAGAAGTCCGTGAGCAGCGTACTCGGGATGCCGACGGGAGCGCCCATCGTCGCCGTCGACGCGGGCAAGTCGTTCAACGCGGGGCTGTCGGCGGTCCAGACCCTCGCTCGGGAACACGACGAGTTGCGCGAGCGTCTCGTGGCGTACCACGACGACCTCCAGCAGGGCGTCGGCGAGGTCTCGCGGGACCTCCACGAGTCGGGGACTGCACGCTTCCGGGCCGAACGGGAGTGA
- a CDS encoding NADH-quinone oxidoreductase subunit A, which produces MSNPWIAIGALAVVGVAIPLTMIAVSALLRPSVPEQGKRAVYESGEVPTGNTRIRFNIQYYMVALLFVIFDIETVLIFPWTVIYRDAVSQFGLASALLPMLVFIGVLVVGLAWAWRNGAVRWVASPRGETGQSAD; this is translated from the coding sequence GTGAGCAATCCATGGATCGCTATCGGGGCGCTAGCGGTCGTGGGGGTGGCGATCCCCCTGACGATGATCGCCGTCTCCGCACTCCTCCGCCCGAGTGTCCCCGAGCAGGGAAAACGAGCCGTCTACGAGTCCGGCGAGGTACCGACGGGCAACACGCGCATCCGCTTCAACATCCAGTACTACATGGTCGCGCTGCTGTTCGTCATCTTCGACATCGAGACCGTCCTCATCTTCCCGTGGACGGTCATCTACCGGGACGCCGTGAGCCAGTTCGGGCTGGCGAGCGCGCTGCTGCCGATGCTGGTCTTCATCGGCGTCCTGGTCGTCGGCCTCGCCTGGGCGTGGCGCAACGGTGCCGTCCGCTGGGTTGCGAGCCCACGGGGCGAAACCGGACAATCAGCTGACTAG
- a CDS encoding NADH-quinone oxidoreductase subunit B gives MSSDNTTPTESTQEARMGDGVDSRFNSKLREAFGSTPFILTKFDKFMNWVRGSSMFMLQFGIACCSIEMMHTYAVKHDLDRFGAGVPRASPRQADVIIVPGTIVSKFAPRMKRVYDQMPEPKFVVGMGSCTISGGPFQEGYNVIKGAEEVIPVDIHVPGCPPRPEALVYGVAKLQERIANGESAPVTVKPYELEQFGDLEGDELVQHLADQIDEDDLVMRYNWADSP, from the coding sequence ATGAGTTCCGACAACACCACACCGACAGAGTCGACGCAGGAAGCCCGCATGGGTGACGGCGTCGACTCACGCTTCAACTCGAAGCTCCGCGAGGCGTTCGGCTCCACCCCGTTCATCCTCACCAAGTTCGACAAGTTCATGAACTGGGTTCGGGGCTCCTCGATGTTCATGCTGCAGTTCGGCATCGCCTGCTGCAGCATCGAGATGATGCACACGTACGCGGTCAAGCACGACCTCGACCGCTTCGGGGCCGGCGTGCCGCGTGCCTCCCCCCGACAGGCCGACGTCATCATCGTCCCGGGGACCATCGTCTCGAAGTTCGCCCCGCGGATGAAGCGCGTCTACGACCAGATGCCCGAGCCGAAGTTCGTCGTCGGGATGGGCTCCTGTACCATCTCCGGGGGCCCCTTCCAGGAGGGCTACAACGTCATCAAGGGTGCCGAGGAGGTCATCCCGGTGGACATCCACGTCCCCGGCTGCCCGCCCCGCCCGGAGGCGCTGGTCTACGGCGTCGCCAAGCTCCAGGAGCGCATCGCCAACGGCGAGAGCGCGCCCGTCACCGTGAAGCCGTACGAACTGGAGCAGTTCGGCGACCTGGAGGGCGACGAGCTCGTACAGCACCTCGCCGACCAGATCGACGAGGACGACCTCGTCATGCGGTACAACTGGGCGGACTCGCCCTGA
- a CDS encoding NADH-quinone oxidoreductase subunit D produces MSLEDPSRPEAEAAPVGETADGLDYDALEALLGDLAIGRESHINAEAFVVRPDQVEEALLTLRDEAGFDHCSCVTAQEYEDRYESIYHLRKYDDPTQEVGVVVPTSRDNPVSQSGNEAYRTADWHEREAYDLVGIEYDDHPDLRRILLPETWQGHPLRKDYNQEQPQVVTLREHANPLQDDHRGGEDSDTMFLNIGPHHPATHGVLHLKTTLDGETVADVESDIGYLHRCEEQLCQQGNYRHQIMPYPDRWDYISAGILNEWAYARTAEDLADLEVPEYAQVIRTMSAEMCRIASHMLAVATFALDVYGDFTAIFMYAMQDRENMQNLLEDLTGQRLMFNYLRLGGVAWDLPEPREEFFEKTRDLLDDLPERLEEYHNLITSNEIFQMRCVDTGVLEPEVAKSYGATGPVARGSGVDYDLRRDDPYGYYDELDWDVVTEDGCDNYARVLVRMQEVEESAKIIQQCVDLLEDWPEEERTIQSNVPRTLKPEPDTEIYRSVEAAKGELGIYIRSDGTSKPGRFKIRSPCFSNLQTLPEMSQGEYIPDLIASLGSLDIVLGEVDR; encoded by the coding sequence ATGAGCCTGGAAGACCCATCCAGACCCGAGGCCGAGGCGGCACCGGTCGGCGAGACCGCCGACGGCCTCGACTACGACGCGCTGGAGGCACTGCTGGGCGACCTGGCCATCGGCCGCGAGTCCCACATCAACGCCGAGGCGTTCGTGGTCCGGCCGGACCAGGTCGAGGAGGCGCTCCTCACCCTCCGCGACGAGGCCGGCTTCGACCACTGTTCCTGTGTCACCGCACAGGAGTACGAGGACCGCTACGAGTCCATCTACCACCTCCGGAAGTACGACGACCCGACCCAGGAGGTCGGCGTCGTCGTGCCCACCTCGCGGGACAACCCCGTCAGCCAGTCCGGCAACGAGGCCTACCGGACCGCCGACTGGCACGAGCGCGAGGCGTACGACCTCGTCGGCATCGAGTACGACGACCACCCGGACCTGCGGCGCATCCTCCTGCCCGAGACCTGGCAGGGCCACCCGCTCCGCAAGGACTACAACCAGGAGCAGCCCCAGGTCGTCACGCTCCGCGAGCACGCCAACCCGCTGCAGGACGACCACCGCGGCGGCGAGGACTCGGACACGATGTTCCTCAACATCGGTCCCCACCACCCCGCCACGCACGGTGTCCTGCACCTGAAGACGACGCTGGACGGGGAGACGGTGGCCGACGTCGAATCCGACATCGGCTACCTCCACCGCTGCGAGGAACAGCTCTGCCAGCAGGGGAACTACCGGCACCAGATCATGCCGTACCCCGACCGCTGGGACTACATCTCGGCCGGCATCCTCAACGAGTGGGCGTACGCCCGCACCGCCGAGGACCTCGCGGACCTGGAGGTCCCGGAGTACGCGCAGGTCATCCGGACCATGTCCGCGGAGATGTGCCGTATCGCGAGCCACATGCTCGCGGTCGCGACGTTCGCGCTGGACGTCTACGGCGACTTCACGGCCATCTTCATGTACGCGATGCAGGACCGCGAGAACATGCAGAACCTGCTGGAGGACCTCACGGGCCAGCGGCTCATGTTCAACTACCTCCGGCTGGGCGGCGTCGCGTGGGACCTGCCCGAGCCCCGCGAGGAGTTCTTCGAGAAGACCCGCGACCTGCTCGACGACCTTCCGGAGCGCCTGGAGGAGTACCACAACCTCATCACGTCGAACGAGATCTTCCAGATGCGGTGTGTCGACACCGGCGTCCTCGAGCCCGAGGTCGCGAAGTCCTACGGCGCGACCGGTCCGGTCGCCCGTGGCTCCGGCGTCGACTACGACCTCCGGCGCGACGACCCGTACGGCTACTACGACGAGCTGGACTGGGACGTCGTCACCGAGGACGGCTGCGACAACTACGCGCGCGTCCTCGTCCGGATGCAGGAGGTCGAGGAGTCCGCGAAGATCATCCAGCAGTGCGTCGACCTGCTCGAGGACTGGCCCGAGGAGGAGCGCACCATCCAGTCGAACGTCCCCCGGACGCTCAAGCCCGAGCCCGATACCGAGATCTACCGCTCGGTCGAGGCCGCGAAGGGTGAACTCGGCATCTACATCCGAAGCGACGGCACCAGCAAGCCGGGCCGGTTCAAGATCCGGTCGCCGTGCTTCTCGAACCTGCAGACCCTGCCCGAGATGAGCCAGGGCGAGTACATCCCCGACCTCATCGCGTCGCTGGGCTCGCTGGACATCGTCCTCGGGGAGGTGGACCGGTGA